From the genome of Trichosurus vulpecula isolate mTriVul1 chromosome 6, mTriVul1.pri, whole genome shotgun sequence:
ttccccatctgtaaaatggagataaaaacagcCCCTTCCTCTCAGGCGTCCCAAAAGTCTCTGTGCCCTCTAAGCTCTCTGCCAGTTACTGCCTGGACAAGTCTGCACGTCCCCTTCTAGTAAATGGGTGATTCTGAAGCTCCTTCTGGCTCCAAGTGCTGTGATCCCCATGGGTGTTAGCACTACAACAGCCTAGACTAGAGAACCCAAGGCCGGAGCCAGGCTGAAGGCAGGGCAGAGGCATGCACCTACCCTCCTGGTGGTGGGCTCCTGGTTCCGGTCTGTGTCCAGGCCTGACTGGGGCCAGGCTGGGGGTAGTGAAGCTGTGCCTGCCCATCGCTCTGGGGTCCCCcggggcagaggcagaggcttCTTCTTCTGGGCCATTGTCCTGCTCACTGGGCTCAAACTCTGGGATCTGAAACATGCTCATGGGGTGGGAGGCATCGTCTGGcctagggaggaaagagaggagaggggcagAGGGTGGGGGCAAAGCCGGGGCCGTCTCAGGCCGTGACCACTGGGTGCCAGGTTGGGGCTGAGGAGGGAATTCTGATGAGGACCAGCTAGGTTCCTGTCCTTCCTGCTGGGCTCCAGCATTGTTACCAACCTAATAACAAACATATTAAGGAGGTGAcgaggcacagtggataaaatcttagccctggagtcagcaagccttgagttcaaaccctgcccctGCCACTTACCAGTTATGTGACTGGCTGAGTCATTATCCTCTCTCCAAAACGTTACAGAAGGCCAGACATCTGCCTCCATGGGCAGCAGGGAGCCTCCCACACTAATGGGATCACATCCCCTTGGTGTCATAAAACAGATTAGGGTCCTTGGTGccatctaaccccctcatttgacagaaatggaaactgaggcccagggaggtggggTCGGAAGTCACCCAGGTAACATCCCTCCCTCTGTCTGAGCCTGGGCCCTCTGACCCAGGCTCTTCCCATTGGCTTACTGCCTGAAACCCCAAGTCCTGCTCCtaggtgggcctcagtttccctgtctgttaAAGAGGGAGAATAATCTTTTCACAGCTTTCCCCCCAAGGGTGTTTGGAGTTAAAGGGGGGAGGGGCTGCTTTTCACTTTTTGTATGCCCTGTGTGCCCTGCTGGTTAAACTGAGTCCCAGCAAACCCCAGTCTTTACTCTGTGTAAGTGAAGGGAGGGGGCCCTGGGGGCACAAGGACGAGAAGGACGAGTTCTTAGCCTAGAGGAGCTCCCCTTCTGGGAGGGAGGACAGAGAAGCCAGCCTCAGGGTGTGTGATGGATCACTGGCCTCACTCCCAGTCCAGTAGGACCCACCATGTGGTCTCTCTGGCCATGCCCCTCCACAGGTCCGGTCCTACCCCATTCCTGCCAAGGAAGTGTCAGTCGGCTCTCCTGGGGctcccttctgcaagaagccattctcagccctccctgcctcctctctgGGCACTCCCACTGACCCTGTCAATAGCCCCTCTACTTGTACCCGGCTGTTGGTGGGCTgggagatccttgagggcagagactgtcttttgtcttcttgTGTATTCCCAGatcttagcacagcacctggcacccagcaggtgtttaataaatgtttgctgaccaaCTAACCTAACCTTAAGGGAAGACAACACCCAGTAGAGATGTCCTGGCATGCCTGTAGCCGctttttcagtcgtgtttgactccatttggggttttcttggaagagatgctggagtgatttctccagctcattttacagatgaaagagggtgaagtgacttgcccagggtcacccagctagggagtgtctgaggctggatttgaactcaggaagatagtcttcctgactccaggctcagcactcagtaggtgcttaataaatacttgtcttgATAATACCAGTGACTTTCCAGTTCAAAAGAGTACTTCCAGGCCACCACTCCCTAGTGGTGTCAgggagtcaacaagcatttattaagcgcctactgtgtgccaggctgtgTGCTGAGAGATCCAGatagaaaggaaggtaaaagacagcctctgctctcaaggagtttacaatctaataggagagacaacctgcaaacaacgAGGCACAAATGagttacaaataggaaaaaactGGCGCTAATCAAAGGGGGAGTAGGCCGCTACTTTGCCTGGCACAGTAATTAACCACTTAATTGTGGTGGTTGTTCATTCATGTGGCCAGATAAAGCTGGGAgtggtatttgaactcgggtcccaCAACTTGGGAGCCAGAACTCTTTCTAAGGTTCCAAGGTCGCTTGGGGAGCAGAGGGTCCAGCCCAGCTCCTGGGACTCGCAGGCAAAGGGTCTAGGACCCAGCCCAGCTCCCTCCAGAAGGAAGAGTCCCAGATAAGACCTCACCTTTCTACAGCCCGTTGAAGATCTGCCAAACACCTTCCCCAGGACCTCCCCCTTTAATGCTGCTTACTCTCATCtgacagaggaggaagatgaggcccGGGCGGGCAGTGCCTTGCCCAAGACCGCTCCGGCGCCCCAAACTTTGGGGCGCCACCCCTCTCAAGGATTCAGGCCAGAGCTGGGGCTGCAAGCCACACCGGCAAGAGGGAGCGTCCACTCCGGGAGAGCCCTCCTCTCCCAGCAGCCCCGCGAGGAGAGAGGTGGGGCCGAGACTGTCCTCCCCATTAGaccgaggaggaaactgaggcgggggAGGAGGGTCGGGCCAGCTACGCCTCCGTCCTTCCGCGTTTTTCTTCCTGGCGGGGCAGCCCGTTCCTCCCTCGTCCCCCCCTCCCTCCCGGTGCTGGGGGCCCGCACCCCGGCCTCTGGCCCTGGGGGGAGGAGGCTTACCCGCGCGGGCAGCCCcggccttctctctctctctctctctttctcgctcCCTCTGGGTCTCTGCCTGAGGGCAGCTCCCGGCTCCCGAGCTTGGGGCTCTGGGGCTCtgtcctcctctttccctccctccctcctgctttcCCGGGAGCCCAGCCCCCGTTGCCTGGGTGAGTGAAACTGTCATGAAACTGACCCAATCAGCTCGTGCGATGTCACCCAGACTGGacgggaggagggaggaggaggtggggagggcctCCCCCCAGCCCGGGCCCCTGGACCCTCCTTCCCCGGCCCCAGGCCCGGGGCCGGGCCAGGGCCTGGCACCCgggcttcttccctccccctgcgGCCACtggcttttttttattcttccttcctcagGTCCTGCGCTGGGCTTCCTCTGCGGGGCTGGGGCCGAGATTGCAGGAGCCTCGGCTTCAAGCTggccgcccccctccccccacatcggCCTcgccctcccctccttcccagccTCCTTCCCGGCTCGGCTCTCATCCCCTCCCTCCGAGAACCCCTCCCAGCCACTCGTGGTGGGGATTTCCTCTTTAGAAGCCAAGCGCCCTGAGGGCAGTtaactttcccttctccctccaatcAGCAAATGCTGGAGTAGGAGAAGGGAGTGTCTTGACCGAGGTCCCCTCACCTGGTTGGGGAGAAGAGGCTGGTGTGAGCCTCCGAAGCAGAGGTGTTCCCATGcgctccctttccctccccagctTTCCCACCGACTCCGCTCGGACGCGTCTTGGCCGGTCTGGCCCATCCGGAGATTGTCCCTGTGCTTTCTTCATTCCAGCGTGACTCCGTTAACTTCCCCGTCCGAGCCGAGGACACAAGAGTGCTTGTCTGAGAATTGTCTTTAGAGTTTgaggacttgagttccaatcctgtctGGGACACGTTAACTCAGAGCCTAAGTGGGGACGGATACACGCTCTCGTGGTGGTTCGGCCAAGCCCTTTGCTAATTGGAAAaggctctccctctccccccatctctaCCCTAATGACCTTCCAGGTTTCCGTAAGTGCCAACTAAAGCCCCACGCTCCACAGGAAGCCGTCCCTAGCCCCTCTTAGCTCTTATTCACTTCAATTATGCGTGTGTAGCTTGTTTGGACTAGTTGCTTTGCTTCTTGTCCAATCAGATTGTgaggcccttgagggcagggcctgtcttttgtaTCCCTATCAGGCAACACCGTGTCTAGCACCTTGTAGGTCCTTAATATTTGTTTGTTCACTGACCAAACGATTGTTATAAggagtaattaataataatgttagATATTTTGGTTGGGACTTTGGAGCTCCTCAGTTGAAGG
Proteins encoded in this window:
- the LOC118855213 gene encoding translation initiation factor IF-2-like; the protein is MKKAQGQSPDGPDRPRRVRAESVGKLGRERERMGTPLLRRLTPASSPQPEEIPTTSGWEGFSEGGDESRAGKEAGKEGRARPMWGEGGGQLEAEAPAISAPAPQRKPSAGPEEGRIKKSQWPQGEGRSPGARPWPGPGPGAGEGGSRGPGWGEALPTSSSLLPSSLGDIARADWVSFMTVSLTQATGAGLPGKQEGGRERGGQSPRAPSSGAGSCPQAETQREREREREREKAGAARAGKPPPPRARGRGAGPQHREGGGDEGGTGCPARKKNAEGRRRSWPDPPPPPQFPPRSNGEDSLGPTSLLAGLLGEEGSPGVDAPSCRCGLQPQLWPESLRGVAPQSLGRRSGLGQGTARPGLIFLLCQMRVSSIKGGGPGEGVWQIFNGL